CGCAGCAGAATGGGATCGCGCGCATGCGGTATGGCAATCCCTTTGCCAAAGCCGGTCGTACCCTGCCGCTCGCGTGCCAGAAGCATCTCCAGCAGGTAGCCCCGGTCAGTGCTTTCGGGTAACGGCAAAAGAGCAACCACCTGCTCGAATACGCTGCGCTTGTCGTTTCCACTAACTCCGTGACGGACGCCGCCCCGGAGAACCGATTCTTCAAGCGAAGATTGCCGGGAATCGCCTTCCAGCGTGAACGGCACACGGCGCTTGTGCGCCCATTCGACGAGCCGGACCCGGCTGAAGTGATACCGATCATTGAAGCGCGCCGCAGGCAATTCGTCTTCCTGGACCCAACGGTAGATGGTGTCTTCACTTACGCGGAATAGCCTGGCTGCATCGCTGACGGACATCTGCATGATAAGTTGGCGCCTGTGTGGTGTTCGTTCCGCGAAGAGTGATTGAGCCCGAGCCTAGATCTCAAGTGCCCGGTCTTCGTTGGCCATGACTTGCAGCAATTCGTTCGCTTCTGACAAATGCGTCATAAAGTACTGTCGCATAATGTCTAGAACATCCCCCAACATCGGATGGCGAAGCGAATAATAGACCCTCTTGCCCTCTTTCCGGCTGACGACGACGCCCTTCGTCTTCATGATCGCCAAGTGAACCGACGCATTCGATTGCTCAAGTCCTGTCCGATCAAGGATTTCTCCCGTTGAGAACTCCCCTTCTCGGAGGATTTCCGCAATAGCCACCCTGCTCGGATGCGCCAATGCTTGAAAGATCCCTGATTTGAACTCTCGTAGACTTGACGACATCATAATTCAATTATATACATACATGAATGATCCTTCAAGTGAATAGATGATTTGTTCTGGATTTTATTTGCTGATTACATTACAAAATGAATAGTGTGAAGTATTAGAAATTGAGAAATTTGACGGTCTTGGTCTTATGAGTTCTTGTCGCGAAGCGTGAAGCATTTCGACAGCAACAACGCCCCCACCGCTCCAATCGCAATACCGGCAACAACGTCGCTAACGAAATGGTCCAGCGTGACTACTCGTCCAAAGCACAGCACAATGCCACAGGCCAGAATTGGAATTCGGAACCGCGGGTACACGACCGCCAACACCATAGCCACCGAAGCGATAGTGGCCGCATGCCCGGAAGGCATGGACCACAACTGCCAATCGGTCTCCAACCAGCGGAAACTTCCGTCGCCCTCTTCAAGGAAGATACGCGGACGCGGCCTGCCGACGAGGTACTTCACCGCTTTGGCCGCAAGACCCGTCGCGACCACGGAAACAAACAGATACGCCGATCGCGCGGCCCACACGTTGTACCACCACCGAAGTAACACATACCCCACCGCCCCGCCAATCACATACCACGCGGAATCGCCCGCCTTCGACAGCATCGACACCAACCCGCGAAACGGAGTCTCTTGATACGCCCTGAAGAAATAAGCCGCGCGTTCATCAACAAAGAAATAGGCCACCACCGCCACGACACCACACACGCCGAGCCAACCGGCGCAATACGTTAACAAAGGAGGCCACGACAGCTCTGCCCACGAAGTATTACGCCGCGAGTCTGAAGTCTCTTTCGCTTGGTGCATGCACCCCACTTCTACTCCCCAGTTCTCGGCCTTGTCGGAATCCCCAGACGATTATTGCAGAGAAGAAAGCGCATAAGAAATGCGAGTCAGACCAATTCGAAATGCACCATCGGCGAGCGAGTCACGCAAAAGCGCGCACAACCGTTATTGCACGTATGGAGTAGACCGGCTATTTCCTCGCAGAACCTAATCGTCCACGCCGGGGCGCAATTTGACGCCTCTCAAGTCACCGCCGCGGCTATTCCAGAGCATCTCTTCGAAGTTGGGCAATGCGGGTTCGGTGTGGATGAGCCGCCAGGCCTGGTCCTCTTCCTGGAGCCAAGTGAAGGTGACGATTTCGTCGGCGTGGCGAGGTACGCGCACGGTGCCGTCGGTCCAGTAGCCGAAGGGGGCATCGTCGTAGCGGCATGCGCGGCAGAGCGCGAACATCCGAACACGCACGGCCCCGGTTTCTTTGTACTCGGAAAAGTCCCAGGTGCGGATCTGCCTGAGGAAGGTTGTGTTGTTGTTGCGGAAGAACCACCACTTCCATGCGCGGCCCACGTATTCGCGGTGGAATCCGTTCGGATCTTGGTAACGGCAGGAATAAAGGTCGGTCAGTCGACGCCAGTCGCGCGC
This genomic stretch from Candidatus Hydrogenedentota bacterium harbors:
- a CDS encoding PTS sugar transporter subunit IIA; the encoded protein is MQMSVSDAARLFRVSEDTIYRWVQEDELPAARFNDRYHFSRVRLVEWAHKRRVPFTLEGDSRQSSLEESVLRGGVRHGVSGNDKRSVFEQVVALLPLPESTDRGYLLEMLLARERQGTTGFGKGIAIPHARDPILLRVTQPVVMLAYLNHPIDFEAIDLQPVFALFTMVTPTISAHLHLLSKLGSILEDPEMLRLLEARAGTEVVVTRIRHIEQDAVSSSRTQGTG
- a CDS encoding metalloregulator ArsR/SmtB family transcription factor, yielding MSSSLREFKSGIFQALAHPSRVAIAEILREGEFSTGEILDRTGLEQSNASVHLAIMKTKGVVVSRKEGKRVYYSLRHPMLGDVLDIMRQYFMTHLSEANELLQVMANEDRALEI
- a CDS encoding phosphatase PAP2 family protein; the protein is MHQAKETSDSRRNTSWAELSWPPLLTYCAGWLGVCGVVAVVAYFFVDERAAYFFRAYQETPFRGLVSMLSKAGDSAWYVIGGAVGYVLLRWWYNVWAARSAYLFVSVVATGLAAKAVKYLVGRPRPRIFLEEGDGSFRWLETDWQLWSMPSGHAATIASVAMVLAVVYPRFRIPILACGIVLCFGRVVTLDHFVSDVVAGIAIGAVGALLLSKCFTLRDKNS